AGTCggtgataagaagaagaagaaatgggtAAGTCCAAGAGACTAAGAACATCCTCTCTCGAAATCATCCTCAAAGAAGATAACTCTGATTTCTTCGATGGATTGCCCGACGACCTCGTTGTTTCAATTCTCTGTAAACTCAGCTCCTCTGCTTCTCGGCCTTCCGATTTCCTCAGCATTCTTTTAGCGTACGTATATGCGTATTTGTATGTTTGTACTTGCGGTTTCGTTGTGATTTCTGTGGAGATTATCGGTGTGTATTGTGTTTGTTCGTTGACAGATGCAAGAGATTGAATCGTTTGGGATTACATCATATGGTCCTGTCCAAAGCCGCACCGGAGGCGTTTGCAGTCCAACCCAAAAACTGGTCCGACGCCGCTCACCGGTTCATAAAGAAGTGCGTCAACGCCGGCAACACTGAGGCTTGCTATACTCTAGGAATGGTCAGTACCTACCCTATTGAActccaaaagaacaaaaacgaTTATCGAGCTTCGTGTGTAATTTTGTGGTTTTGCAGATCCGATTTTATTGCTTAGAAAACAGAGGGAGCGGAGCGTCGTTGATGGCGCGGGCAGCTAAGTCACACACGCAGGCGCTTTACTCTCTCGCCGTCATACAATTCAACGGCAGCAGTGGCTCTAAGCGCGACAAGGATCTCCGAGCCGGTGTCGCCTTGTGCGCAAGAGCCGCCTACCTTGGTCACATCGACGCGCTGCGCGAACTAGGCCATTGCCTGCAAGACGGCTATGGTGCTCGACAAAATGTCACCGAAGGACGCCGGCTCCTCGTCGAAGCCAACGCGCGAGAGCTCGCGTCATACATACGCCCCTTACTGACGAAGAAAACGCGACCACCAAAACCGCACCAGCACCACCAGCATGGGTGCTTGAAGGGTTCTGGGTGTCCGTTGCTTAGTGATTTCGGATGTGATTTACCGGCTCGGGCGGTACACCCAGCGAACCGGTTTTTGAAGGAGTGGTTCGAGTCGGGACCCGGAGTGCTGGGCCAGGGACTGAGACTGTGCTCGTATGGTGGGTGCGGTAGGCCCGAGACAAGACCTCAAGAGTTTCGACGGTGCTCGGTTTGTGGCGCGGTTAATTATTGTTCGCGTGGATGCCAAGCACTTGATTGGAAGATTAGGCACAAGGTGGAATGTGTGCCGAATGAGGAGTGGGGTGGAGGGAATGGTGTTGGAGGAATGGTGGATATGGAGGACGCCGAACCTGTGAATGTGATCATGGAATAACCGAAACCAGTGGGGGAAACCAAAAGAGACAAAATCC
This sequence is a window from Tripterygium wilfordii isolate XIE 37 chromosome 8, ASM1340144v1, whole genome shotgun sequence. Protein-coding genes within it:
- the LOC120004079 gene encoding F-box protein At5g50450-like, coding for MGKSKRLRTSSLEIILKEDNSDFFDGLPDDLVVSILCKLSSSASRPSDFLSILLACKRLNRLGLHHMVLSKAAPEAFAVQPKNWSDAAHRFIKKCVNAGNTEACYTLGMIRFYCLENRGSGASLMARAAKSHTQALYSLAVIQFNGSSGSKRDKDLRAGVALCARAAYLGHIDALRELGHCLQDGYGARQNVTEGRRLLVEANARELASYIRPLLTKKTRPPKPHQHHQHGCLKGSGCPLLSDFGCDLPARAVHPANRFLKEWFESGPGVLGQGLRLCSYGGCGRPETRPQEFRRCSVCGAVNYCSRGCQALDWKIRHKVECVPNEEWGGGNGVGGMVDMEDAEPVNVIME